The following are encoded together in the Thermomonas brevis genome:
- a CDS encoding SO2930 family diheme c-type cytochrome: MPMRRFLAALGLALLAACTRAPAPVAFFAEGMPERLSDWNVVYVADGRLRLNARVEPYTLDSPLFTDYAHKLRTVWMPEGKAARYQPVDALDFPVGTIISKTFYYPVPDGGRGGDVVLRSADTGPEPDGGLALDKVRLVETRLLVRREAGWIALPYVWNAEQTEARLMRSGELLSLTLLAADGSKAQVDYTVPDENQCAGCHGTDLKSKAIFPIGPKARHLNRDFAYPGAGSENQLAHWQKIGYLTDVPAGELPKNPSWDDPAAPLDARARSYLDINCGHCHSRKGAARTSGMWLDATTRDLLRLGRCKLPIAAGQGTGNRPWDIAPGKPDDSILPYRMESVDPGVMMPELGRSVVHAEGVALIRDWIAAMPAQDCGS; the protein is encoded by the coding sequence ATGCCGATGCGTCGCTTCCTCGCCGCGCTGGGGCTGGCGCTGCTGGCCGCCTGCACGCGCGCGCCGGCGCCGGTGGCGTTCTTCGCCGAGGGCATGCCGGAGCGGCTGTCCGACTGGAACGTGGTCTACGTGGCCGACGGCCGCCTGCGCCTCAACGCGCGGGTCGAGCCGTACACGCTGGACTCGCCGCTGTTCACCGACTACGCGCACAAGCTGCGCACGGTGTGGATGCCGGAAGGCAAGGCGGCGCGCTACCAGCCGGTGGACGCGCTGGACTTCCCGGTCGGCACCATCATCAGCAAGACCTTCTACTACCCCGTGCCCGACGGCGGACGCGGCGGCGACGTGGTGCTGCGCAGCGCCGACACCGGCCCGGAGCCGGACGGCGGCCTGGCGCTGGACAAGGTGCGGCTGGTGGAGACGCGGCTGCTGGTGCGGCGCGAGGCCGGCTGGATCGCGCTGCCCTACGTGTGGAACGCGGAGCAGACCGAGGCGCGGCTGATGCGCAGCGGCGAGCTGTTGTCGCTGACCCTGCTTGCCGCCGACGGCAGCAAGGCACAGGTGGACTACACCGTGCCGGACGAGAACCAGTGCGCCGGCTGCCACGGCACCGACCTGAAGTCCAAGGCGATCTTCCCGATCGGGCCGAAGGCGCGCCATCTCAACCGCGACTTCGCCTATCCCGGCGCCGGCAGCGAGAACCAGCTCGCGCACTGGCAGAAGATCGGCTACCTCACCGACGTGCCGGCGGGCGAGCTGCCGAAGAATCCGTCGTGGGACGATCCGGCCGCGCCGCTGGATGCGCGCGCGCGCTCGTACCTCGACATCAACTGCGGCCATTGCCACAGCCGGAAGGGCGCGGCGCGCACCTCCGGCATGTGGCTGGACGCCACCACCCGCGACCTGCTGCGACTGGGCCGCTGCAAGCTGCCGATCGCCGCCGGCCAGGGCACCGGCAACCGGCCCTGGGACATCGCGCCCGGCAAGCCGGACGATTCGATCCTGCCGTACCGGATGGAAAGCGTCGATCCGGGAGTGATGATGCCGGAGCTGGGGCGCAGCGTCGTCCACGCGGAAGGCGTCGCGCTGATCCGCGACTGGATCGCGGCGATGCCGGCGCAGGACTGCGGGAGCTGA